A single window of Plasmodium reichenowi strain SY57 chromosome 12, whole genome shotgun sequence DNA harbors:
- a CDS encoding hypothetical protein (conserved Plasmodium protein, unknown function): MKKKKKRIKKTNTLYVKDGKNKLKNNKKKNKIKEKKKKKKKDKKEKIVYKNNMLNNIRGEINIDDKEKIRYNNNDDEQVEEKKKEKYNIYNYNNLHNMNIEKDGAKYYVNTNLVKESNYEHVHNYVKVKSDLNKINHVDNINEKNRVNTISAENVINSVHMIPKGIYDKINNSKDLQQHFREDNELIINKGNWKNTFFKNGKFKNCITYKNNSRYYNNIKGNHINNINNYSNNSNNYSNNSNNYSNNSNNYSNNNYYNNSCKKVKRLWNTDIFKTNKKRNIKYTSLFNNNYNTTNIYEKCSNKSFKKDIISYIEEMKNIYIPTNQEFVKVADDIKNKYYNDTIYDRNNIYDDRNNIYDDRNNIYDDRNNIYDHSNNNIYCNNNNNNTCEKLKRTKQNERNIIDIIQNQYINNAFLELYYNIGKDIIYLVHVMKPTLYEIYMRRSVLYNLHLFLREIYTDYCMIIFGSCNNDIDIYNSDVDICIYNTIQSDLINIRKLYKNMLHHPLFENVSIKKIVHAKVPIIKCFFNYTKLSVDISFNQLSALTSTIQTQTYIQKNPLIKYVLIFLKMFLYQHDLNDASKGGISSFNILLLLAQFLNSQSFIFYDKHREMNEENSNMNNNDDDNDDDNDDNNDDNNNNNNNNYNSNIHPNNSNYRNNGSDLLRGEHIKNELLFIGEVVFKFIYYYGLFKDKNKLFYFLQNHYHTTNLLNHISFFSTNKSSKHFFYAHMNDSANIFHDIFCKIQIINPVEKENVSRISFDKIIKIRLCFKQAAFSMITLILNYINKYIFKKSDILKHHTHSYYEIFNNSIHFISLLNSLGDTFLSKNLNNYYDFVYNNVNTLLQILNDNQQDMEKIKTHFELNKEKYIRDHKSQNQEDKHMSDIISCQKSQQIYTQQNVYNKSFIETHIGEHAHISNVTSAYNHLDNEQINTKEPHFKNEEKKETQMKSLQYSDNFIKFKEINSDNTTYEKNKIIYTNDNMEVSTDSALSIWNNIINIQENNNNDNNNDNNNDNNNDNNNDNDNNNNDNDNNNNNNDNNNNNNNNNDQEKDNISDIKNIKLGNKKLIKQLHTYIKKRDLQKFKNKIKKIFKSFDDNNNNNNLKNKPSEFVKNICQHLTTLNHFMDVHDILSKRFYYYYIYNDTFKELKNDVLLTKDNKLIQKQKKEMLKKLIKMKNYYAYNFLNLDIHTNVFVQPEVQQ, from the coding sequence atgaaaaaaaaaaaaaaaagaatcaAGAAAACAAATACACTTTACGTAAAGGATGGAAAAAACAAActgaaaaataataagaaaaagaataagataaaggaaaagaaaaaaaaaaaaaaaaaagataaaaaagaaaaaattgtatataagaataatatgTTGAATAACATTAGAGGAGAAATTAATATAGatgataaagaaaagataagatataataataatgatgatgaacaagtagaagaaaaaaaaaaagaaaaatataatatatataattacaataatttacataatatgaatattgAAAAGGATGGAGCCAAATATTATGTGAACACAAATTTAGTAAAAGAGAGTAATTATGAACATGTTCATAATTATGTAAAAGTAAAAAGTGATctaaataaaataaatcatgtggataatataaatgaaaaaaatagagTAAATACCATAAGTGCAgaaaatgttataaataGTGTACATATGATACCAAAAGGTATTTATgacaaaataaataattcgAAGGACTTACAACAACACTTTAGAGAAGATAATGAattgataataaataaaggGAATTGgaaaaatacattttttaaaaatggaaaattcaaaaattgtataacatataagaataatagTAGATATTATAACAACATTAAAGGGaatcatattaataatattaataattatagtaataatagtaataattatagtaataatagtaataattatagtaataatagtaataattatagtaataataattattataataatagttGTAAGAAAGTGAAACGTCTATGGAATAcagatatatttaaaactaataaaaaaagaaatattaaatatacatccttatttaataataattacaatacaacaaatatatatgaaaaatgtaGCAACAAAAGTTTTAAGAAAGATATTATATCTTATATAgaagaaatgaaaaatatatatataccgACCAATCAAGAATTTGTAAAGGTAGCTGatgatattaaaaataaatattataatgatactatatatgataggaataatatatatgatgataggaataatatatatgatgataggaataatatatatgatgataggaataatatatatgatcatagtaataataatatatattgtaataataataataataatacatgtgagaaattaaaaagaacaaaacaaaatgaaagaaatattatagatataattcaaaatcaatatataaataatgcTTTCTTagaattatattataatataggaaaagacattatatatttagtaCATGTTATGAAACCAACActttatgaaatatatatgagaagaagtgtattatataatttgcatttatttttaagaGAAATATATACCGATTATTGTATGATTATATTTGGTTCATGTAATAATGAcatagatatatataattcagatgttgatatatgtatatataatacaatacAATCGgatttaattaatattagaaaattatataaaaatatgttacATCATCCACTTTTTGAAAATGTtagtattaaaaaaattgtacATGCAAAAGTACCTATTATTAAATgcttttttaattatacaaaattaTCCGTTGACATTTCTTTTAATCAACTAAGTGCCCTCACTAGTACAATACAAACGCAAACgtatatacaaaaaaatccattaataaaatatgtacttatattcttaaaaatgtttttgTATCAACATGATTTAAATGATGCTTCCAAAGGGGGAATCAGTTCCTTTAACATCTTGTTATTGCTGGCGCAATTTTTGAATTCTCAaagttttatattttatgacAAACATAGGGAGATGAATGAGGAAAATAgtaatatgaataataatgatgatgataatgatgatgataatgatgataataatgatgataataataataataataataataattataatagtaatatCCATCCAAATAATAGCAATTATAGAAATAATGGTAGTGATCTCCTTCGAGGTGAACATATAAAGAACGAACTTCTTTTCATAGGAGAAGTGGtctttaaatttatttattattatggtctttttaaagataaaaataaattgttttattttttacaaaatcATTATCATACAACTAATTTGTTAAACcatatttccttttttagTACAAACAAATCTTcaaaacattttttttatgcaCATATGAACGATTCAGCTAACATATTTCATGacattttttgtaaaatacaaattattaatccagttgaaaaagaaaatgtatCTAGGATTTCTTTtgataaaattataaaaattagATTGTGTTTTAAACAAGCAGCTTTTTCTATGATCACACtcattttaaattatataaataaatatatttttaagaaatctgatattttaaaacatCATACACATTCGtattatgaaatatttaataattctaTCCATTTCATTTCCTTATTAAACTCTTTAGGAGATACCTTTCTTAGTAAGAACctaaataattattatgactttgtttataataatgtaaacacacttttacaaatattaaatgataatcAACAAGatatggaaaaaataaaaaccCATTTCGAACTCAATAAAGAGAAATACATCCGTGATCATAAAAGTCAGAATCAAGAAGATAAACATATGAGTGATATTATATCATGTCAAAAATCCCAACAAATTTATACACAacaaaatgtatataataaatcatttatAGAAACACATATAGGAGAGCATGCTCATATAAGTAATGTTACATCAGCATATAACCATTTAGATAACGAACAAATAAATACCAAAGAACctcattttaaaaatgaagaaaaaaaagaaacgCAAATGAAATCCTTACAATACTCAGacaattttataaaatttaagGAAATTAATAGTGATAATACtacatatgaaaaaaataaaatcattTATACTAATGATAATATGGAAGTAAGTACGGACAGTGCCTTATCCATAtggaataatataataaacatacaagaaaataataataatgataataataatgataataataatgataataataatgataataataatgataatgataataataataatgataatgataataataataataataatgataataataataataataataataataatgaccAAGAAAAAGACAACATATCGgacataaaaaatattaaattagGCAATAAGAAACTTATTAAACAATtgcatacatatattaaaaaacgtgatttacaaaaattcaaaaataaaattaaaaaaatatttaaatcttttgatgataataataataataataatttaaaaaataaaccTAGCGAATTcgttaaaaatatttgtcAACATTTAACGACACTGAATCATTTTATGGATGTTCATGACATTTTATCCAAACggttttattattattatatatataatgatacGTTTAAAGAATTGAAAAATGATGTTTTATTAACAAAAGATAACAAACTAATTcagaaacaaaaaaaagaaatgttaaaaaagttaatcaaaatgaaaaattattacgcatataattttttgaatCTAGACATACACACTAATGTTTTTGTACAACCAGAGGTACAGcagtaa
- a CDS encoding cyclin: protein MYVCMMNPLLLPFKGDNKTSKKKIDIKIKSKEAYNLDLVLLINRKRKYEYYNVYVYHIISLVKKNKVQERYLLSLQKMKENILKNKRKIKEYKIRKKNIPTNNIVRKYIDTYIYIIKRYYKNDDYEVLLTLFNLHHALYIFLSHILRFYNMFHITKKKQVDKKEKRKKRKKRKKEEKKSLASNSKGYKNDKLFLWVENDICNTYCYDNNFVINNYGDIKLRNNNIHFVIPNIIIIKLNELFHHINVIKYKCLFFYDNKKSDWEILNHIEMNKQLKKKINNNNNNNNKNEYLFLYLYLYLYTFMYIKDMPFYLYNKIKKRNPNTIFNHRLYFSLYGKKYSPYKNTCLSKKKKKNNIKNYNISINNEYHSGDDFIFYKNFYHNNDLLYKSKKCTMKHCDYIINTLVSQRKFRTVQKKFISKGFYNKIIKIKRKGIHSFFDCVYFYVYNKDKNINIRNIYDILKCLCTDHIFFYRAIKVLFLYNYKYYNNIYKKENISNIFLLNKRNDMFHMYDIIYNINYIYGVHKNRYPFINLSNKYFLFFMDGPRIIIPLRNVKVFLPQEIINKLVYKSSTLYDTLHKNLRHTTRTNFSLVYNSKDGNKKRKKKRKKNEQRFVKRYNKYNVKEGYNNICDDNMGYNNMCDDNMGYNNICDDNMGYNNICDDNMGYNNICDANMCDNCHHEDIFIKGCKTKKRKKTNYIGYSSCDEEECFISEEKKRMSRICPFINYMNDKIMNSYLSEAVFEQKTLEMELSILNKGGKKGKNIIRNEKEDGMVVCPGMNEENILHEHFINKNNKIDNNNNNNNNNNNNNNNNNNNNNNNNKNNPNYDRRFDDDASTTSCDKQMICINKEKKVLIKKKMDGVLCDDLPQECIDNMLRTTCSISIPGLLEKENKDDTGENMITRSNIYNGNKINDKSYDHNSYDGYTSYDNNCNDNYINISNNNDSSVDETPHGVSSKDNNKNNINKDDYINKDDYINKDDYINKDDYINKDDYINKDDYINKDDYINKDDYINKNDYINNNNYINNNNYINNNNYINNNNYINNNNYINNNNYINNNNYINNDDYINNNNYINNNDHINNIPYGARIKDVNDLPIKCKECTENDCNILGYGNYECNKKNNRFDKCCKEKINGGDLEVEVMERHSNILINRGIKTKKCVDYSLYNTYAKSSFLQCAEQADNHFIGNYLDRYSDENYFHLRQKIKLCLSRTFANLKTTRETCVLHFTNLIFDLYISRFNSKEEIIKSIIDDIVTEEKQFSDVMIQLLKEYYPKIYNDFIYKEQLKNKYKILYEELKDSCDLIYHFIAIICLFISQKYYNYRLISIDLIAKTYCKSHLEGLKKVYSYDNILIKDASPDYYSATQYLDTTFSSYSVNKNFALEVEICILKKLNYDLSIPTPYSLLDSLLKANENLNFLKTRNDYNSTEGEILLRIASIDNTFLKYKSSTLAMAIYEILNFNICKDKMQKELFVFSQNKSYYDDITTHMDYTPQNVIIKNEHMADKQKVDIYSEQKYDHTNDTTININKYNDGDNNNNNKYNDGDNNNNNNNNDVDKGTHKNKQIQIQLQNKYYSSILLDNERKEKEKKNELKLLKRQARSLVIAEEEDRFITASKYINEKNKMFKLIKNIIIYLCSLMKKKIPKSYYKCDYDFSNKLNYYIKRFQKGKQNYMKKIKKSNNNNNNNNNGNNNGNNGNNGNRGNNGSSGNNGNRGNNGNRGNNGNRGNNGNRGNNDNSIFKDGCKEDTYYNKKKRKFQQSYSSECTTYIRDINQDSANIKKDTTKIEYNNIYDNKKSSYHKNKKINTNKEIRSHKKEKNTKVIQQVDTNKIKKNIDNSFKKNKKLNKKQEKNEKLFCETKKKIIKRFKKYMKKLIKTKYDDIPIQYCTSYILQGKQLKIYLKKKDHHDFHMNNNNNIYQTDDQKNKNKNNNNNNNNNNQNNNQNNNNRCGIIKLETHNKSKNNYIIGTRTKSTDEHLIYYYNYISKLRNRLIKGLKYFLFRISKIKKRKVRLHIMNLNYLINKKKKKKYIKKKKTIVKNMSFYKQLIKEIKILFLWIYKLTNIEIRPLIHFKDLKHITIIKKYEQNYSHYIMNKFNNSHNTKNPSCSKKNKNIKKNNYNTTNNNNYENTTIVKESNKEETKKGVKNERVKNNYSGKNTPKCSPAITLNTSKEKVQINKEITNMKKKGRTKMNQEYIEEVIKCITWDDKTFYPFVKHNSLMSTHQKSSDKKEGQKTHSAYEYKDNKKELAYRENEKDVGRENKIIFFEEHINRSNNKNMDTTPGADEKKNKKINIINDMENQKGNENKSTYESIDEYTSQYESLYTNIQPNQYNNQYTDQHNYQHRYQYNDNYNNKKFSIKKKEYETSLEKMKNTLDDTLPNNTPILSTTDLQKNIDKIKNTDWITINDPQVDECAKELMECFLKWKNKNYISKNWTFNEYPNCKDYYFSLVFGDLKSSETLKGIIEMIHMKYNHLLNIYKEINTQNNIL, encoded by the exons aagtacaagaaagatatttattatcattacagaaaatgaaagaaaatatcttaaaaaataaaagaaaaataaaagaatataaaattagaaaaaaaaatattccaacaaataatattgtaaggaaatatattgatacatatatatatattataaaaagatattacAAGAATGATGATTATGAAGTCTTATTAACTTTGTTCAACCTTCATCATGcattatacatatttttatcacatatattaagattttataatatgtttcACATTACGAAGAAGAAACAAGttgataaaaaagaaaaaagaaaaaaaagaaaaaaaagaaaaaaagaagaaaaaaaaagtttaGCATCAAATAGCAAGggttataaaaatgataaattatttcTATGGGTAGAAAATGACATATGTAATACATATTgttatgataataattttgtgattaataattatggagatataaaattaagaaataataatatacattttgtgattcctaatattattattataaaattaaatgaattatttcaccatataaatgttattaaatataagtgtctttttttttacgATAACAAAAAGTCTGATTGGGAGATACTTAATCATATCGAGATGAACaaacaattaaaaaaaaaaataaataataataataataataataataaaaatgaatatttatttttatatttatatttatatttatatacatttatgtatattaaagatatgcctttttatctatataataaaataaaaaaaagaaatcCTAATACGATCTTTAATCATCGTTTGTATTTTTCTCTATATGGAAAGAAATATTCTCCTTATAAAAATACTTGTCTGagtaagaaaaaaaaaaaaaataacataaaaaattataatattagcataaataatgaatacCACAGTGGTGatgattttatattctataaaaacttttatcataataatgatttgttatataaaagtaaaaagTGTACAATGAAACATTGtgattatataataaatacgTTAGTTTCACAGAGAAAGTTCCGGACCGtccaaaaaaaattcatatcAAAAGgattttataataaaataataaaaataaagagaAAAGGCATACACTCTTTCTTTGAttgtgtatatttttatgtatataataaagataaaaatataaatattagaaatatatatgatatattgAAATGTTTATGTACAgatcatatatttttttatcgAGCAATAAAAGTtctatttctttataattataaatattataataatatttataaaaaagaaaatatctcaaatatatttttattgaaCAAAAGAAATGATATGTTCCACATgtatgatattatatataatataaattatatttatggagttcataaaaataggtatccttttattaatctgtctaataaatatttccttttttttatggaTGGACCAAGGATAATAATTCCTTTACGAAATGTAAAAGTATTCTTACCAcaagaaattattaataaacTTGTTTATAAATCATCGACTTTATATGATACACTACATAAAAATTTGAGACATACTACTAGAACTAATTTTTCTTTAGTATACAATAGTAAGGATgggaataaaaaaagaaagaagaaaagaaaaaaaaatgagcAACGTTTTGTAAAgagatataataaatataatgtaaaggaaggatataataatatatgtgatgataatatgggttataataatatgtgtgatgataatatgggttacaataatatatgtgatgataatatgggttataataatatatgtgatgataatatgggttataataatatatgcGATGCTAATATGTGTGATAATTGTCATCatgaagatatatttatcaagGGAtgtaaaacaaaaaaacgaaaaaaaacaaattatatagGATATAGTTCATGTGACGAAGAGGAATGTTTTATTTCcgaagaaaagaaaagaatgTCAAGGATATGTccatttataaattatatgaatgataaaattatgAACTCATATTTATCAGAAGCAGTGTTTGAACAGAAGACTCTAGAAATGGAGCTATCCATTTTAAACAAAGGGGGGaaaaaagggaaaaatattataagaaatgaaaaagaagatgGTATGGTAGTGTGTCCAGGAAtgaatgaagaaaatatattgcacgaacattttataaataaaaataataaaattgacaacaataataataacaacaacaataataataacaacaataataacaacaacaacaataataataataataataaaaataaccCTAATTATGATAGAAGGTTCGATGATGACGCTTCAACTACCTCGTGCGATAAACAAATGATTTgtattaataaagaaaagaaagtgttaataaaaaaaaaaatggatgGAGTATTATGTGATGACTTGCCACAAGAATGTATAGATAATATGTTAAGAACTACATGTAGTATAAGTATCCCTGGATTActtgaaaaagaaaataaagatgatACTGGAGAGAATATGATTACTAGGTcgaatatatataatgggaataaaattaatgatAAATCATATGATCATAATTCGTATGATGGATATACAtcatatgataataattgtaatgataattatattaatatttctaataataatgacaGCTCGGTTGACGAGACACCCCATGGTGTCTCATCTaaggataataataagaacaatattaataaggatgattatattaataaggatgattatattaataaggatgattatattaataaggatgattatattaataaggatgattatattaataaggatgattatattaataaggatgattatattaataaggatgattatattaataagaatgattacattaataataataattacatcaataataataattacatcaataataataattacatcaataataataattacatcaataataataattacatcaataataataattacatcaataataataattacatcaataatgatgattatattaataataataattacatcaataataatgatcatattaataatattcctTATGGCGCTAGAATTAAGGATGTAAATGATTTGCCCATAAAATGTAAGGAATGTACTGAAAATGATTGTAATATATTGGGCTATGGAAATTATGaatgtaataaaaagaataacCGTTTTGATAAATGCTGTAAAGAGAAAATAAATGGTGGCGATTTAGAAGTAGAGGTTATGGAAAGGCatagtaatatattaattaacAGAGGGATAAAAACAAAGAAATGTGTTgattattctttatataatacatatgcGAAATCATCTTTTTTACAATGTGCTGAACAAGCAGATAATCATTTTATAGGTAATTATTTAGATAGATATAGTGATGAGAATTATTTCCATTTAAGgcaaaaaataaagttaTGTTTATCAAGAACGTTTGCTAATTTGAAGACAACTAGAGAAACTTGTGTTTTACATTTTACAAATTTGatttttgatttatatataagtagATTTAATTcaaaagaagaaataattaaaaGTATAATTGATGATATTGTAACAGAAGAAAAACAATTTTCGGATGTTATGATacaattattaaaagaatattatccgaagatatataatgattttatatataaagaacaattaaaaaataaatataaaatattatatgaagaaTTAAAAGATTCATGtgatttaatatatcatttcATAGcaattatttgtttatttatttctcaaaaatattataattatagaTTAATATCTATAGATTTAATAGCAAAAACATATTGTAAAAGTCATTTAGAAGgattaaaaaaagtatattcatatgataacatattaataaaagatGCGTCTCCAGATTATTATTCAGCTACACAATATTTAGATACAACCTTTTCATCTTATAgtgtaaataaaaatttcgCGTTAGAAGTTGAAATATGTATacttaaaaaattaaattatgatTTATCTATACCAACACCATATAGTTTATTAGATAGTTTATTAAAAGCTAATGAAAATCTTAATTTCTTAAAAACAAgaaatgattataattCAACAGAAGGAGAAATTTTATTAAGAATTGCAAGTATAGATAATACTttcttaaaatataaatcttCAACATTGGCTATGGCTATATATGAAATACTCAactttaatatatgtaaagaCAAAATGCAGAAAGAactttttgttttttcaCAAAATAAATCTTATTATGACGACATAACTACTCATATGGATTATACACCTCAAAATGtcattattaaaaatgaacatatGGCTGATAAACAAAAAGTAGACATTTATTCTGAACAAAAATATGATCACACGAATGATActactattaatattaataaatataatgatggtgacaataataataataataaatataatgatggtgacaacaacaacaataataataataatgatgttGATAAGGGTACACataaaaacaaacaaatacaaatacaattacaaaataaatattattccTCCATTCTTTTAGATAAtgaaagaaaagaaaaagaaaaaaaaaacgaattaaaattattaaaaagacAAGCAAGAAGTTTGGTTATTGCTGAAGAGGAGGATCGATTTATAACAGCatctaaatatattaatgaaaaaaataaaatgtttaaattaataaaaaatattataatatatttgtgttcacttatgaaaaaaaaaatacccaagtcttattataaatgtGATTATGATTTTAGTAATAAActaaattattatattaagCGTTTCCAAAAAggaaaacaaaattatatgaaaaaaataaagaaaagcaacaataataataataataataataatggaaataataatggaAATAATGGCAATAATGGCAATAGGGGAAATAATGGCAGTAGTGGCAATAATGGCAATAGGGGCAATAATGGCAATAGGGGCAATAATGGCAATAGGGGCAATAATGGCAATAGGGGCAATAATGATAATTCCATTTTTAAAGATGGATGTAAGGAGGacacatattataataaaaaaaaaagaaaatttcAACAATCTTATTCATCCGAGTGCACAACGTACATTAGAGATATTAATCAAGATAGTGCAAACATAAAAAAGGACACAACAAAAATAGAATATAACAacatatatgataataagaAATCTAGTTAtcacaaaaataaaaaaataaatacaaataaagaaatacGTTCAcacaaaaaagaaaaaaacacaAAAGTTATACAACAGGTGGAcacaaataaaattaagaaaaatatagacaactcatttaaaaaaaataagaaattaaataagaaacaagaaaaaaatgaaaaactATTTTGTGAAAccaagaaaaaaattattaaacgtttcaaaaaatatatgaagaaattaataaaaaccAAGTATGACGATATACCAATACAATATTGTacatcatatattttacaagGAAAACAATTAAAGATATacctaaaaaaaaaagatcATCATGATTttcatatgaataataataataatatatatcaaacggatgatcaaaaaaataaaaataaaaataataacaataataataataataataatcaaaataataatcaaaataataataaccGTTGTGGTATCATTAAATTAGAAACACAcaataaatcaaaaaataattacatCATTGGAACGCGTACGAAATCCACAGATGAACatcttatatattattataattatattagCAAATTAAGAAACAGACTAATTAAAGGCTTGAAATATTTCCTATTTCGAATtagtaaaataaaaaaaagaaaagtaCGCCTACATATTATGAACttgaattatttaattaataaaaaaaaaaaaaaaaaatatatcaagaaaaaaaaaactataGTCAAAAATATGTCTTTCTATAAACAACTCATCAAAGAAATAAAGATTTTATTTCTGTGGatttataaattaacaAATATTGAAATAAGACCACTCATACATTTTAAGGATTTAAAACATATCAccattataaaaaaatatgaacaaaattattCCCACTATATTATGAACAAGTTTAATAATTCCCACAATACAAAAAATCCATCCTgtagtaaaaaaaataaaaatataaaaaaaaataattacaatacgacaaataataataattatgagAACACTACCATTGTGAAAGAATctaataaagaagaaacaaaaaaaggtgtaaaaaatgaacgtgtgaaaaataattacaGTGGAAAAAATACTCCAAAATGTTCACCAGCGATTACTTTAAATACATCTAAAGAAAAGGTACAAATTAATAAGGAAATAacaaatatgaaaaaaaaaggcAGAACCAAAATGAATCAAGAATATATAGAGGAAGTAATTAAATGTATTACATGGGATGATAAAACATTCTATCCATTTGTAAAACACAACTCTTTAATGAGTACACATCAAAAGAGTTCTGATAAGAAAGAGGGACAAAAGACTCATTCGGCTTATGAATATAAAG ATAATAAGAAAGAGTTAGCATACCGggaaaatgaaaaagatgTGGGTCGTGAAAATAAGATAATCTTTTTTGaagaacatataaatagaAGCAACAATAAAAACATGGATACAACACCTGGTGCAgatgagaaaaaaaataaaaaaataaatattataaacgATATGGAAAATCAGAAAGGgaatgaaaataaaagtacATATGAAAGTATCGATGAATATACATCACAATATGAAAGcttatatacaaatatacaGCCTAATCAGTATAACAACCAATATACAGATCAACATAATTATCAACATAGGTATCAATATAATGacaattataataataagaagttttctataaagaaaaaagagTACGAAACATCCttagaaaaaatgaaaaacaCTTTAGATGATACTCTTCCAAACAATACTCCTATTCTTTCAACAACCgatttacaaaaaaatatagataaaataaaaaatacagACTGGATAACCATAAATGATCCACAAGTAGATGAATGTGCTAAGGAATTAATGGAGtgttttttaaaatggaaaaataaaaattatatttccAAAAATTGGACTTTCAATGAATATCCAAATTGTAaagattattatttttcattagTTTTTGGAGATTTAAAATCTTCTGAAACACTTAAAGGAATAATAGAAATGATacatatgaaatataaCCATTTGttgaatatatacaaagagataaatacacaaaataatatattataa